Proteins from a single region of Gasterosteus aculeatus chromosome Y, fGasAcu3.hap1.1, whole genome shotgun sequence:
- the LOC144390799 gene encoding serine/threonine-protein phosphatase 6 regulatory subunit 3-like isoform X8, with product MFWKFDLHTTSHIDTLLDKEDVTLTEVMDEDDVLQECKAQNHKLVDFLLRPQCMEDLVTYITQEPSTEVEEKVKYKYPNISCELLTSDVGQINDRLGEDENLLIKLYGFLQNEPPLNPLLASFFSKVLSILIGRKPDQIVEFLRKRDDFVDLMIKHIGTSAIMDLLLRMLTCIEPQQLRQDVLNWLNEEKVIQRLVDMVQPSQDEDRHSNASQSLCEIIRLSRDQMFQVQGSSDPDPLLSTLEKQETVEQLLSNIFDKEKKESAIVSVIQILLTLFETRRPAFEGHMECPPGMSHPSFSVNHSILEAVRPRLKDFHQLLLEPPKANVMKTTWGVLDPPVGNTRLNVVRLVASLLQSNTHSINTELINLNTLGVILDMYFKYIWNNFLHIQVEICTAMILAMPPAPTDIQLDTEQENPRESILIKHLFQKGQFIQRIIEAWSSNEKDQAEGGRRRGYMGHLTRIANSIVHNCDKGPNGPQIQHLIAELPAEDREKWEAFISGQLSDTNKRNTVDLVNTHHIHSSSDDEVDFKDSGFHQDSSLQQMQQMTSNFIEQFGFNDEEFAEQDDVVDIPFDRISDINFSLNTNESANIALFEARCKEKIQQFEDAGSDEEDIWDEKDVTFAPEAQRRPRSSGSTDSEESTDSEEEDVKRDTFEASNPSADDRMEVDTGPVWTANFDDIPMDTGTSTAPATSPSNPAAPAALSPPPSSSSTEEPPEAAWSSTTPPATASSEGWADFSNFTPVSPKDPLRCNSPVAMETSIETMDPLGVNAPIQPEDRDGWLGTSVASPPSASAKDCGRRKEEEEEEEEAAPCEQRSITETVINGSMKETLSLTVDAKTETAVFKSDEEKNASAEKYVECVDAERAGVNSSAASCCPNTGEKCRPGVELPNGPLEDMSPNEEAKRDQSAVSSEPAVNGPA from the exons ATGTTTTGGAAATTTGACCTCCACACCACGTCCCACATCGACACGCTGTTGGATAAGGAAGATGTGACTCTGACGGAGGTGATGGATGAGGACGATGTGCTGCAGGAGTGCAAGGCCCAGAACCACAAACTGGTTGACTTCCTGTTGAGACCCCAGTGCATGGAGGACCTGGTCACCTACATCACACAGGAACCCAGCACTGAAGTTGAGGAGAAAGTTAAATACAA GTATCCCAACATATCATGTGAGCTGCTTACATCCGATGTGGGCCAGATCAACGACCGGCTGGGAGAAGATGAAAACCTGCTCATAAAACTGTATGGCTTCCTGCAGAACGAGCCGCCTCTCAACCCGCTCCTGGCCAGCTTCTTCTCCAAGGTCCTATCCATTCTTATCGGACGCAAGCCAGACCAG ATAGTGGAGTTTCTGCGAAAGCGGGATGACTTTGTGGACCTGATGATCAAACACATCGGGACGTCTGCCATTATGGACCTGCTGCTGAGAATGCTCACCTGCATCGAGCCACAACAGCTACGACAGGACGTTCTCAAT tGGCTGAATGAGGAGAAGGTGATTCAGAGACTCGTGGACATGGTACAACCGTCTCAAGATGAAGAC AGACACTCCAATGCCTCCCAGTCCCTGTGTGAGATCATCCGGCTGAGCCGGGACCAGATGTTCCAGGTCCAAGGCTCCTCTGATCCGGACCCACTTCTGTCCACACTTGAAAA GCAGGAGACTGTGGAGCAGTTGCTTTCTAATATCTTTgacaaggagaagaaggaatCTGCAATCGTCAGTGTCATCCAGATCCTCCTCACATTATTTGAGACCAGGAGACCAGC GTTCGAGGGTCATATGGAGTGCCCCCCTGGGATGTCCCACCCTTCATTCTCCGTTAACCACAGCATCCTAGAGGCTGTGAGACCCCGACTCAAAGACTTTCACCAGCTGCTACTCGAACCcccaaag GCCAACGTGATGAAGACAACGTGGGGGGTGCTGGACCCCCCTGTTGGCAACACCAGGCTCAATGTGGTTAGACTGGTGGCCAGTCTGTTGCAGAGCAACACGCACAGCATCAACACGGAACTCATTAACCTCAACACACTGGGAGTCATACTA GATATGTATTTCAAATACATCTGGAACAACTTCCTCCACATTCAAGTTGAGATCTgcacagccatgattctggctATGCCCCCGGCCCCCACTGACATCCAGCTGGACACAGAGCAGGAAAACCCCCGGGAGAGCATCCTCATCAAACAT CTGTTTCAAAAGGGACAGTTCATTCAGAGAATCATCGAGGCCTGGAGCTCCAATGAGAAGGATCA GGCGGAAGGCGGTCGCCGACGAGGCTACATGGGTCACCTCACCAGAATAGCCAACTCCATAGTTCACAACTGCGACAAAGGCCCCAATGGACCACAGATCCAACACCTTATCGCCG AGCTCCCAGCGGAGGACCGGGAGAAATGGGAGGCCTTTATTTCTGGCCAGCTGTCCGACACAAACAAGAGAAACACTGTTGACCTG GTGAATACCCACCACATCCATTCGTCCAGTGACGATGAGGTGGACTTTAAAGACAGCGGCTTTCACCAGGACTCCTCTCTACAACAA ATGCAACAAATGACGTCCAATTTTATTGAGCAGTTCGGCTTCAATGACGAAGAGTTTGCTGAACAGGACGATGTTGTGGA TATTCCCTTTGATAGAATATCAGACATCAATTTTTCACTGAATACAAATGAAAGT GCGAATATAGCTTTGTTTGAGGCGCGCTGTAAGGAGAAAATCCAGCAGTTCGAGGACGCTGGTTCAGACGAGGAGGACATCTGGGACGAAAAGGACGTGACCTTTGCCCCAGAGGCACAAAGACGCCCCAG GAGTTCAGGCAGCACGGACAGCGAGGAAAGCACGGactccgaggaggaggatgtgaagAGGGATACGTTCGAAGCCTCCAACCCGAGCGCCGATGACCGAATGGAGGTGGACACAG GGCCCGTGTGGACGGCCAACTTTGACGACATCCCCATGGACACCGGTACGTCCACCGCTCCGGCGACCAGCCCCAGCAACCCTGCTGCCCCCGCGGCtttgtcccccccaccctcctcctcttctacgGAGGAGCCCCCGGAGGCCGCGTGGAGCTCCACCACTCCTCCTGCCACCGCCAGCTCCGAAGGCTGGGCAGATTTCTCCAACTTCACTCCCGTCAG CCCCAAAGACCCTCTGAGGTGCAACTcccctgttgccatggaaaccagcaTAGAGACAATGGACCCTCTAGGGGTCAACGCACCCATACAGCCTGAAG ATCGTGATGGTTGGCTGGGTACTAGTGTAGCTTCTCCCCCCTCGGCCTCAGCTAAGGATTGTGGGAGAcgtaaagaagaggaggaggaggaggaggaggccgctcCCTGTGAGCAGCGCAGCATCACGGAGACGGTCATCAACGGCTCCATGAAGGAGACGCTCAGCCTCACTGTCGACGCCAAGACCGAGACCGCCGTCTTCAAGAG cgaTGAGGAGAAGAACGCCTCTGCAGAGAAATACGTTGAGTGTGTGGATGCAGAGAGAGCAGGCGTCAACAGCTCAGCCGCATCCTGCTGTCCCAACACggg TGAGAAGTGTCGGCCTGGTGTCGAGCTTCCCAACGGTCCTCTGGAGGACATGTCCCCCAACGAGGAGGCCAA ACGGGACCAGAGCGCCGTGTCCTCGGAGCCGGCTGTCAACGGGCCGGCGTGA
- the LOC144390799 gene encoding serine/threonine-protein phosphatase 6 regulatory subunit 3-like isoform X6 — MFWKFDLHTTSHIDTLLDKEDVTLTEVMDEDDVLQECKAQNHKLVDFLLRPQCMEDLVTYITQEPSTEVEEKVKYKYPNISCELLTSDVGQINDRLGEDENLLIKLYGFLQNEPPLNPLLASFFSKVLSILIGRKPDQIVEFLRKRDDFVDLMIKHIGTSAIMDLLLRMLTCIEPQQLRQDVLNWLNEEKVIQRLVDMVQPSQDEDRHSNASQSLCEIIRLSRDQMFQVQGSSDPDPLLSTLEKQETVEQLLSNIFDKEKKESAIVSVIQILLTLFETRRPAFEGHMECPPGMSHPSFSVNHSILEAVRPRLKDFHQLLLEPPKANVMKTTWGVLDPPVGNTRLNVVRLVASLLQSNTHSINTELINLNTLGVILDMYFKYIWNNFLHIQVEICTAMILAMPPAPTDIQLDTEQENPRESILIKHLFQKGQFIQRIIEAWSSNEKDQAEGGRRRGYMGHLTRIANSIVHNCDKGPNGPQIQHLIAELPAEDREKWEAFISGQLSDTNKRNTVDLVNTHHIHSSSDDEVDFKDSGFHQDSSLQQMQQMTSNFIEQFGFNDEEFAEQDDVVDIPFDRISDINFSLNTNESANIALFEARCKEKIQQFEDAGSDEEDIWDEKDVTFAPEAQRRPRSSGSTDSEESTDSEEEDVKRDTFEASNPSADDRMEVDTGPVWTANFDDIPMDTGTSTAPATSPSNPAAPAALSPPPSSSSTEEPPEAAWSSTTPPATASSEGWADFSNFTPVSPKDPLRCNSPVAMETSIETMDPLGVNAPIQPEDRDGWLGTSVASPPSASAKDCGRRKEEEEEEEEAAPCEQRSITETVINGSMKETLSLTVDAKTETAVFKRVLKSYRDEEKNASAEKYVECVDAERAGVNSSAASCCPNTGEKCRPGVELPNGPLEDMSPNEEAKRDQSAVSSEPAVNGPA; from the exons ATGTTTTGGAAATTTGACCTCCACACCACGTCCCACATCGACACGCTGTTGGATAAGGAAGATGTGACTCTGACGGAGGTGATGGATGAGGACGATGTGCTGCAGGAGTGCAAGGCCCAGAACCACAAACTGGTTGACTTCCTGTTGAGACCCCAGTGCATGGAGGACCTGGTCACCTACATCACACAGGAACCCAGCACTGAAGTTGAGGAGAAAGTTAAATACAA GTATCCCAACATATCATGTGAGCTGCTTACATCCGATGTGGGCCAGATCAACGACCGGCTGGGAGAAGATGAAAACCTGCTCATAAAACTGTATGGCTTCCTGCAGAACGAGCCGCCTCTCAACCCGCTCCTGGCCAGCTTCTTCTCCAAGGTCCTATCCATTCTTATCGGACGCAAGCCAGACCAG ATAGTGGAGTTTCTGCGAAAGCGGGATGACTTTGTGGACCTGATGATCAAACACATCGGGACGTCTGCCATTATGGACCTGCTGCTGAGAATGCTCACCTGCATCGAGCCACAACAGCTACGACAGGACGTTCTCAAT tGGCTGAATGAGGAGAAGGTGATTCAGAGACTCGTGGACATGGTACAACCGTCTCAAGATGAAGAC AGACACTCCAATGCCTCCCAGTCCCTGTGTGAGATCATCCGGCTGAGCCGGGACCAGATGTTCCAGGTCCAAGGCTCCTCTGATCCGGACCCACTTCTGTCCACACTTGAAAA GCAGGAGACTGTGGAGCAGTTGCTTTCTAATATCTTTgacaaggagaagaaggaatCTGCAATCGTCAGTGTCATCCAGATCCTCCTCACATTATTTGAGACCAGGAGACCAGC GTTCGAGGGTCATATGGAGTGCCCCCCTGGGATGTCCCACCCTTCATTCTCCGTTAACCACAGCATCCTAGAGGCTGTGAGACCCCGACTCAAAGACTTTCACCAGCTGCTACTCGAACCcccaaag GCCAACGTGATGAAGACAACGTGGGGGGTGCTGGACCCCCCTGTTGGCAACACCAGGCTCAATGTGGTTAGACTGGTGGCCAGTCTGTTGCAGAGCAACACGCACAGCATCAACACGGAACTCATTAACCTCAACACACTGGGAGTCATACTA GATATGTATTTCAAATACATCTGGAACAACTTCCTCCACATTCAAGTTGAGATCTgcacagccatgattctggctATGCCCCCGGCCCCCACTGACATCCAGCTGGACACAGAGCAGGAAAACCCCCGGGAGAGCATCCTCATCAAACAT CTGTTTCAAAAGGGACAGTTCATTCAGAGAATCATCGAGGCCTGGAGCTCCAATGAGAAGGATCA GGCGGAAGGCGGTCGCCGACGAGGCTACATGGGTCACCTCACCAGAATAGCCAACTCCATAGTTCACAACTGCGACAAAGGCCCCAATGGACCACAGATCCAACACCTTATCGCCG AGCTCCCAGCGGAGGACCGGGAGAAATGGGAGGCCTTTATTTCTGGCCAGCTGTCCGACACAAACAAGAGAAACACTGTTGACCTG GTGAATACCCACCACATCCATTCGTCCAGTGACGATGAGGTGGACTTTAAAGACAGCGGCTTTCACCAGGACTCCTCTCTACAACAA ATGCAACAAATGACGTCCAATTTTATTGAGCAGTTCGGCTTCAATGACGAAGAGTTTGCTGAACAGGACGATGTTGTGGA TATTCCCTTTGATAGAATATCAGACATCAATTTTTCACTGAATACAAATGAAAGT GCGAATATAGCTTTGTTTGAGGCGCGCTGTAAGGAGAAAATCCAGCAGTTCGAGGACGCTGGTTCAGACGAGGAGGACATCTGGGACGAAAAGGACGTGACCTTTGCCCCAGAGGCACAAAGACGCCCCAG GAGTTCAGGCAGCACGGACAGCGAGGAAAGCACGGactccgaggaggaggatgtgaagAGGGATACGTTCGAAGCCTCCAACCCGAGCGCCGATGACCGAATGGAGGTGGACACAG GGCCCGTGTGGACGGCCAACTTTGACGACATCCCCATGGACACCGGTACGTCCACCGCTCCGGCGACCAGCCCCAGCAACCCTGCTGCCCCCGCGGCtttgtcccccccaccctcctcctcttctacgGAGGAGCCCCCGGAGGCCGCGTGGAGCTCCACCACTCCTCCTGCCACCGCCAGCTCCGAAGGCTGGGCAGATTTCTCCAACTTCACTCCCGTCAG CCCCAAAGACCCTCTGAGGTGCAACTcccctgttgccatggaaaccagcaTAGAGACAATGGACCCTCTAGGGGTCAACGCACCCATACAGCCTGAAG ATCGTGATGGTTGGCTGGGTACTAGTGTAGCTTCTCCCCCCTCGGCCTCAGCTAAGGATTGTGGGAGAcgtaaagaagaggaggaggaggaggaggaggccgctcCCTGTGAGCAGCGCAGCATCACGGAGACGGTCATCAACGGCTCCATGAAGGAGACGCTCAGCCTCACTGTCGACGCCAAGACCGAGACCGCCGTCTTCAAGAG AGTTTTGAAATCTTATCG cgaTGAGGAGAAGAACGCCTCTGCAGAGAAATACGTTGAGTGTGTGGATGCAGAGAGAGCAGGCGTCAACAGCTCAGCCGCATCCTGCTGTCCCAACACggg TGAGAAGTGTCGGCCTGGTGTCGAGCTTCCCAACGGTCCTCTGGAGGACATGTCCCCCAACGAGGAGGCCAA ACGGGACCAGAGCGCCGTGTCCTCGGAGCCGGCTGTCAACGGGCCGGCGTGA
- the LOC144390799 gene encoding serine/threonine-protein phosphatase 6 regulatory subunit 3-like isoform X7: MFWKFDLHTTSHIDTLLDKEDVTLTEVMDEDDVLQECKAQNHKLVDFLLRPQCMEDLVTYITQEPSTEVEEKVKYKYPNISCELLTSDVGQINDRLGEDENLLIKLYGFLQNEPPLNPLLASFFSKVLSILIGRKPDQIVEFLRKRDDFVDLMIKHIGTSAIMDLLLRMLTCIEPQQLRQDVLNWLNEEKVIQRLVDMVQPSQDEDRHSNASQSLCEIIRLSRDQMFQVQGSSDPDPLLSTLEKQETVEQLLSNIFDKEKKESAIVSVIQILLTLFETRRPAFEGHMECPPGMSHPSFSVNHSILEAVRPRLKDFHQLLLEPPKANVMKTTWGVLDPPVGNTRLNVVRLVASLLQSNTHSINTELINLNTLGVILDMYFKYIWNNFLHIQVEICTAMILAMPPAPTDIQLDTEQENPRESILIKHLFQKGQFIQRIIEAWSSNEKDQAEGGRRRGYMGHLTRIANSIVHNCDKGPNGPQIQHLIAELPAEDREKWEAFISGQLSDTNKRNTVDLVNTHHIHSSSDDEVDFKDSGFHQDSSLQQMQQMTSNFIEQFGFNDEEFAEQDDVVDIPFDRISDINFSLNTNESANIALFEARCKEKIQQFEDAGSDEEDIWDEKDVTFAPEAQRRPRSSGSTDSEESTDSEEEDVKRDTFEASNPSADDRMEVDTGPVWTANFDDIPMDTGTSTAPATSPSNPAAPAALSPPPSSSSTEEPPEAAWSSTTPPATASSEGWADFSNFTPVSPKDPLRCNSPVAMETSIETMDPLGVNAPIQPEDRDGWLGTSVASPPSASAKDCGRRKEEEEEEEEAAPCEQRSITETVINGSMKETLSLTVDAKTETAVFKSDEEKNASAEKYVECVDAERAGVNSSAASCCPNTGSEKCRPGVELPNGPLEDMSPNEEAKRDQSAVSSEPAVNGPA; the protein is encoded by the exons ATGTTTTGGAAATTTGACCTCCACACCACGTCCCACATCGACACGCTGTTGGATAAGGAAGATGTGACTCTGACGGAGGTGATGGATGAGGACGATGTGCTGCAGGAGTGCAAGGCCCAGAACCACAAACTGGTTGACTTCCTGTTGAGACCCCAGTGCATGGAGGACCTGGTCACCTACATCACACAGGAACCCAGCACTGAAGTTGAGGAGAAAGTTAAATACAA GTATCCCAACATATCATGTGAGCTGCTTACATCCGATGTGGGCCAGATCAACGACCGGCTGGGAGAAGATGAAAACCTGCTCATAAAACTGTATGGCTTCCTGCAGAACGAGCCGCCTCTCAACCCGCTCCTGGCCAGCTTCTTCTCCAAGGTCCTATCCATTCTTATCGGACGCAAGCCAGACCAG ATAGTGGAGTTTCTGCGAAAGCGGGATGACTTTGTGGACCTGATGATCAAACACATCGGGACGTCTGCCATTATGGACCTGCTGCTGAGAATGCTCACCTGCATCGAGCCACAACAGCTACGACAGGACGTTCTCAAT tGGCTGAATGAGGAGAAGGTGATTCAGAGACTCGTGGACATGGTACAACCGTCTCAAGATGAAGAC AGACACTCCAATGCCTCCCAGTCCCTGTGTGAGATCATCCGGCTGAGCCGGGACCAGATGTTCCAGGTCCAAGGCTCCTCTGATCCGGACCCACTTCTGTCCACACTTGAAAA GCAGGAGACTGTGGAGCAGTTGCTTTCTAATATCTTTgacaaggagaagaaggaatCTGCAATCGTCAGTGTCATCCAGATCCTCCTCACATTATTTGAGACCAGGAGACCAGC GTTCGAGGGTCATATGGAGTGCCCCCCTGGGATGTCCCACCCTTCATTCTCCGTTAACCACAGCATCCTAGAGGCTGTGAGACCCCGACTCAAAGACTTTCACCAGCTGCTACTCGAACCcccaaag GCCAACGTGATGAAGACAACGTGGGGGGTGCTGGACCCCCCTGTTGGCAACACCAGGCTCAATGTGGTTAGACTGGTGGCCAGTCTGTTGCAGAGCAACACGCACAGCATCAACACGGAACTCATTAACCTCAACACACTGGGAGTCATACTA GATATGTATTTCAAATACATCTGGAACAACTTCCTCCACATTCAAGTTGAGATCTgcacagccatgattctggctATGCCCCCGGCCCCCACTGACATCCAGCTGGACACAGAGCAGGAAAACCCCCGGGAGAGCATCCTCATCAAACAT CTGTTTCAAAAGGGACAGTTCATTCAGAGAATCATCGAGGCCTGGAGCTCCAATGAGAAGGATCA GGCGGAAGGCGGTCGCCGACGAGGCTACATGGGTCACCTCACCAGAATAGCCAACTCCATAGTTCACAACTGCGACAAAGGCCCCAATGGACCACAGATCCAACACCTTATCGCCG AGCTCCCAGCGGAGGACCGGGAGAAATGGGAGGCCTTTATTTCTGGCCAGCTGTCCGACACAAACAAGAGAAACACTGTTGACCTG GTGAATACCCACCACATCCATTCGTCCAGTGACGATGAGGTGGACTTTAAAGACAGCGGCTTTCACCAGGACTCCTCTCTACAACAA ATGCAACAAATGACGTCCAATTTTATTGAGCAGTTCGGCTTCAATGACGAAGAGTTTGCTGAACAGGACGATGTTGTGGA TATTCCCTTTGATAGAATATCAGACATCAATTTTTCACTGAATACAAATGAAAGT GCGAATATAGCTTTGTTTGAGGCGCGCTGTAAGGAGAAAATCCAGCAGTTCGAGGACGCTGGTTCAGACGAGGAGGACATCTGGGACGAAAAGGACGTGACCTTTGCCCCAGAGGCACAAAGACGCCCCAG GAGTTCAGGCAGCACGGACAGCGAGGAAAGCACGGactccgaggaggaggatgtgaagAGGGATACGTTCGAAGCCTCCAACCCGAGCGCCGATGACCGAATGGAGGTGGACACAG GGCCCGTGTGGACGGCCAACTTTGACGACATCCCCATGGACACCGGTACGTCCACCGCTCCGGCGACCAGCCCCAGCAACCCTGCTGCCCCCGCGGCtttgtcccccccaccctcctcctcttctacgGAGGAGCCCCCGGAGGCCGCGTGGAGCTCCACCACTCCTCCTGCCACCGCCAGCTCCGAAGGCTGGGCAGATTTCTCCAACTTCACTCCCGTCAG CCCCAAAGACCCTCTGAGGTGCAACTcccctgttgccatggaaaccagcaTAGAGACAATGGACCCTCTAGGGGTCAACGCACCCATACAGCCTGAAG ATCGTGATGGTTGGCTGGGTACTAGTGTAGCTTCTCCCCCCTCGGCCTCAGCTAAGGATTGTGGGAGAcgtaaagaagaggaggaggaggaggaggaggccgctcCCTGTGAGCAGCGCAGCATCACGGAGACGGTCATCAACGGCTCCATGAAGGAGACGCTCAGCCTCACTGTCGACGCCAAGACCGAGACCGCCGTCTTCAAGAG cgaTGAGGAGAAGAACGCCTCTGCAGAGAAATACGTTGAGTGTGTGGATGCAGAGAGAGCAGGCGTCAACAGCTCAGCCGCATCCTGCTGTCCCAACACggg CAGTGAGAAGTGTCGGCCTGGTGTCGAGCTTCCCAACGGTCCTCTGGAGGACATGTCCCCCAACGAGGAGGCCAA ACGGGACCAGAGCGCCGTGTCCTCGGAGCCGGCTGTCAACGGGCCGGCGTGA